In Haematobia irritans isolate KBUSLIRL chromosome 1, ASM5000362v1, whole genome shotgun sequence, a genomic segment contains:
- the LOC142226104 gene encoding colorectal mutant cancer protein isoform X1, with product MSNDVHLAKVSKIHKSAEVEVCKSKDSSRCRNNIRGKSSDDIRPDDEYLWGSGISMAQHNYPGDLESPDHTQRDTTTESDNNISSCSTLDIVNKVENLSLQQLENKVRDLTQKLQHTEEQRVSVQQLLEECTIEKDLCLRRLEVLSAAHECRITEMHCVIAELSKKIRNKQETTIVEEQEPEGSEISYQEGSVYNSELNLTNPDAECQTDPLDEAEYSHAEVDQNLCSEITDDIKICDVNYKAQVQALQEEILHLKAQIALLQSEVNANCTAIGVSSAVEEPTNIVADVGTQSLESPSLQLTHKDFEDDMLNDLNNTSTLTAEDTYVKSPHKSPAIPKMAERVRLKCASKTDVDNVTALDLRNVEIKNANIAEHLVSDLKQNNIDSFDASQLDNELQRLQRKIDHLKVQNTVLSLTLDESKEHCDHLYLLCGKYESNAVALQVALNCSDRAIEAYDVMLALLESKLGIMKEKSSAAEESRKAVESVARHLLDRLESEKNICENSLGPWQNSFSIPDKVPSKPWTQEDDNRLRYHVSKLKGRRATVQNTIVQLESPFSDAFEKSRLALESKKELSGHKEKSSALDLEMAVLMQELLNLREENIALKMKYEQAERDKQYANDRISVLNEALKQLQLQLQFNTESSELFNHVQHPNPTEQNRTSYSEAEHAALTEQQLVEALSRETELKGRIQCLINAMSDEKYDHLHNNVRELQKTNQSLTQIIEQNKRKYQTRIRRLEQKIMDITLEMGRQQNSMSKHHMTDDVTSLSFGPTKFKYRQNISPHNHNLNPPPSSSVHLRHSENVPETTL from the exons CTCAAGTCGATGTCGCAATAATATCCGTGGCAAAAGTAGTGACGATATACGCCCAGATGACGAGTATTTGTGGGGCAGCGGTATTAGTATGGCACAACACAATTATCCCGGAGATCTGGAATCTCCGGACCATACACAGCGAGATACCACCACTGAAAGTGATAACAACATTAGTTCATGCTCAACGTTGGACATAGTTAATAAG GTGGAGAATCTTTCCTTGCAGCagttagaaaataaagttcGTGATTTAACGCAAAAGCTTCAGCACACGGAAGAGCAACGGGTCTCAGTGCAGCAACTTTTGGAGGAATGCACCATTGAGAAAGATTTGTGTTTAAGACGTCTTGAAGTACTTAGTGCAGCTCACGAATGTCGCATCACGGAAATGCATTGTGTTATTGCAGAGCTAAGCAAGAAGATAAGGAACAAACAAGAAACCACAATAGTAGAAGAGCAAGAACCAGAAGGTAGTG AAATCAGTTACCAGGAAGGATCGGTGTATAACTCAGAGCTAAACCTAACTAATCCTGATGCGGAATGCCAGACAGATCCTCTGGATGAAGCTGAATATTCGCATGCAGAAGTTGACCAAAACCTATGTAGTGAAATCACGGACgacataaaaatttgtgatgttAACTACAAAGCCCAAGTTCAG GCCCTACAAGAAGAGATACTGCATTTGAAAGCACAAATAGCTTTGCTACAATCCGAAGTCAATGCCAATTGTACTGCTATTGGTGTTAGTTCGGCCGTTGAAGAGCCTACCAACATTGTTGCAGACGTAGGGACACAAAGCTTGGAATCACCCTCATTGCAATTAACACACAAAGACTTTGAAGATGACATGTTAAACGATCTTAATAATACATCAACACTGACAGCCGAAGACACATATGTTAAAAGCCCTCACAAATCCCCGGCCATTCCGAAAATGGCTGAAAGGGTACGTTTGAAGTGTGCCAGTAAAACAGACGTTGACAATGTTACCGCATTAGATTTGCGAAATGTGGAG ATTAAAAACGCCAACATTGCGGAGCATTTGGTTTCAGATTTGAAGCAAAACAATATCGATTCATTCGATGCTTCACAGTTGGATAACGAACTGCAAAGGCTGCAACGTAAAATTGACCATTTGAAAGTCCAAAATACTGTGCTGTCTCTAACATTAGATGAATCAAAGGAGCATTGTGATCACTTGTATTTATTATGCGGTAAATATGAATCAAACGCAGTAGCTCTACAGGTCGCACTGAACTGTAGTGACCGAGCAATAGAAGCATACGACGTTATGCTAGCCTTACTAGAGAGCAA ATTGGGAATTATGAAGGAAAAATCGTCAGCTGCCGAAGAAAGTCGAAAAGCTGTAGAATCTGTTGCCAGGCATTTGTTAGATCGTTTAGAAAGCgagaaaaatatttgtgaaaatagtTTGGGACCATGGCAGAACAG TTTTAGTATACCCGATAAGGTGCCGTCAAAGCCCTGGACCCAGGAAGACGACAACCGTCTACGTTATCATGTATCTAAATTGAAGGGTAGACGGGCCACGGTTCAAAATACTATTGTACAATTGGAATCTCCATTTAGTGACGCATTTGAGAAATCTCGACTTGCTCTTGAAAGCAAAAAAGAATTAAGTGGTCATAAAGAAAAATCATCAGCATTAGATTTGGAAATGGCAGTATTAATGCAGGAACTTTTGAATCTCCGGGAAGAGAATATTGCTTTGAAAATGAAATATGAACAAGCAGAAAGGGACAAACAATATGCTAATGATCGCATAAGTGTTTTGAACGAAGCCCTAAAGCAACTACAGCTTCAGTTGCAATTTAATACAGAATCATCGGAGCTATTTAATCACGTCCAACATCCAAATCCTACAGAACAAAATCGAACGTCTTATTCCGAAGCTGAACATGCGGCGTTAACAGAACAACAATTGGTTGAGGCTCTATCTCGAGAAACTGAATTAAAAGGACGAATACAATGTTTGATAAATGCAATGTCCGACGAGAAATATGATCATCTACACAATAATGTTAGGGAATTACAAAAAACTAATCA GAGCCTTACGCAAATTATTGAACAAAATAAACGGAAATACCAGACTCGAATACGGAGGCTAGAGCAAAAAATTATGGACATTACTCTTGAAATGGGTCGCCAGCAAAATTCCATGTCAAAACACCATATGACAGACGATGTGACTTCTTTGTCCTTTGGTCCAACCAAATTCAAATACAGACAAAATATATCACCGCATAATCATAATTTAAATCCACCACCATCATCGTCAGTCCATCTGAGACATTCGGAAAACGTTCCCGAAACTACATTGTAG
- the LOC142226104 gene encoding colorectal mutant cancer protein isoform X3, translating into MSNDVHLAKVSKIHKSAEVEVCKSKDSSRCRNNIRGKSSDDIRPDDEYLWGSGISMAQHNYPGDLESPDHTQRDTTTESDNNISSCSTLDIVNKVENLSLQQLENKVRDLTQKLQHTEEQRVSVQQLLEECTIEKDLCLRRLEVLSAAHECRITEMHCVIAELSKKIRNKQETTIVEEQEPEGSEISYQEGSVYNSELNLTNPDAECQTDPLDEAEYSHAEVDQNLCSEITDDIKICDVNYKAQVQALQEEILHLKAQIALLQSEVNANCTAIGVSSAVEEPTNIVADVGTQSLESPSLQLTHKDFEDDMLNDLNNTSTLTAEDTYVKSPHKSPAIPKMAERVRLKCASKTDVDNVTALDLRNVEIKNANIAEHLVSDLKQNNIDSFDASQLDNELQRLQRKIDHLKVQNTVLSLTLDESKEHCDHLYLLCGKYESNAVALQVALNCSDRAIEAYDVMLALLESKLGIMKEKSSAAEESRKAVESVARHLLDRLESEKNICENSLGPWQNSFSIPDKVPSKPWTQEDDNRLRYHVSKLKGRRATVQNTIVQLESPFSDAFEKSRLALESKKELSGHKEKSSALDLEMAVLMQELLNLREENIALKMKYEQAERDKQYANDRISVLNEALKQLQLQLQFNTESSELFNHVQHPNPTEQNRTSYSEAEHAALTEQQLVEALSRETELKGRIQCLINAMSDEKYDHLHNNVRELQKTNQSQRFFMTMFISIAWKMETRAEKKCFKILKYQSHDFFLLFKTVTAN; encoded by the exons CTCAAGTCGATGTCGCAATAATATCCGTGGCAAAAGTAGTGACGATATACGCCCAGATGACGAGTATTTGTGGGGCAGCGGTATTAGTATGGCACAACACAATTATCCCGGAGATCTGGAATCTCCGGACCATACACAGCGAGATACCACCACTGAAAGTGATAACAACATTAGTTCATGCTCAACGTTGGACATAGTTAATAAG GTGGAGAATCTTTCCTTGCAGCagttagaaaataaagttcGTGATTTAACGCAAAAGCTTCAGCACACGGAAGAGCAACGGGTCTCAGTGCAGCAACTTTTGGAGGAATGCACCATTGAGAAAGATTTGTGTTTAAGACGTCTTGAAGTACTTAGTGCAGCTCACGAATGTCGCATCACGGAAATGCATTGTGTTATTGCAGAGCTAAGCAAGAAGATAAGGAACAAACAAGAAACCACAATAGTAGAAGAGCAAGAACCAGAAGGTAGTG AAATCAGTTACCAGGAAGGATCGGTGTATAACTCAGAGCTAAACCTAACTAATCCTGATGCGGAATGCCAGACAGATCCTCTGGATGAAGCTGAATATTCGCATGCAGAAGTTGACCAAAACCTATGTAGTGAAATCACGGACgacataaaaatttgtgatgttAACTACAAAGCCCAAGTTCAG GCCCTACAAGAAGAGATACTGCATTTGAAAGCACAAATAGCTTTGCTACAATCCGAAGTCAATGCCAATTGTACTGCTATTGGTGTTAGTTCGGCCGTTGAAGAGCCTACCAACATTGTTGCAGACGTAGGGACACAAAGCTTGGAATCACCCTCATTGCAATTAACACACAAAGACTTTGAAGATGACATGTTAAACGATCTTAATAATACATCAACACTGACAGCCGAAGACACATATGTTAAAAGCCCTCACAAATCCCCGGCCATTCCGAAAATGGCTGAAAGGGTACGTTTGAAGTGTGCCAGTAAAACAGACGTTGACAATGTTACCGCATTAGATTTGCGAAATGTGGAG ATTAAAAACGCCAACATTGCGGAGCATTTGGTTTCAGATTTGAAGCAAAACAATATCGATTCATTCGATGCTTCACAGTTGGATAACGAACTGCAAAGGCTGCAACGTAAAATTGACCATTTGAAAGTCCAAAATACTGTGCTGTCTCTAACATTAGATGAATCAAAGGAGCATTGTGATCACTTGTATTTATTATGCGGTAAATATGAATCAAACGCAGTAGCTCTACAGGTCGCACTGAACTGTAGTGACCGAGCAATAGAAGCATACGACGTTATGCTAGCCTTACTAGAGAGCAA ATTGGGAATTATGAAGGAAAAATCGTCAGCTGCCGAAGAAAGTCGAAAAGCTGTAGAATCTGTTGCCAGGCATTTGTTAGATCGTTTAGAAAGCgagaaaaatatttgtgaaaatagtTTGGGACCATGGCAGAACAG TTTTAGTATACCCGATAAGGTGCCGTCAAAGCCCTGGACCCAGGAAGACGACAACCGTCTACGTTATCATGTATCTAAATTGAAGGGTAGACGGGCCACGGTTCAAAATACTATTGTACAATTGGAATCTCCATTTAGTGACGCATTTGAGAAATCTCGACTTGCTCTTGAAAGCAAAAAAGAATTAAGTGGTCATAAAGAAAAATCATCAGCATTAGATTTGGAAATGGCAGTATTAATGCAGGAACTTTTGAATCTCCGGGAAGAGAATATTGCTTTGAAAATGAAATATGAACAAGCAGAAAGGGACAAACAATATGCTAATGATCGCATAAGTGTTTTGAACGAAGCCCTAAAGCAACTACAGCTTCAGTTGCAATTTAATACAGAATCATCGGAGCTATTTAATCACGTCCAACATCCAAATCCTACAGAACAAAATCGAACGTCTTATTCCGAAGCTGAACATGCGGCGTTAACAGAACAACAATTGGTTGAGGCTCTATCTCGAGAAACTGAATTAAAAGGACGAATACAATGTTTGATAAATGCAATGTCCGACGAGAAATATGATCATCTACACAATAATGTTAGGGAATTACAAAAAACTAATCA GTCTCAACGATTTTTCATGACTATGTTTATATCAATAGCATGGAAAATGGAAACAAGAGCAGAGaagaaatgtttcaaaattttaaaatatcaaagtcatgatttttttctgttgtttaagacggTTACAGCGAACTAA
- the LOC142226104 gene encoding colorectal mutant cancer protein isoform X2: MISEQLLRRSVSCMCCSEQQRQESMFKRQEMRRSWEYTLVAQPMPLKPINVENLSLQQLENKVRDLTQKLQHTEEQRVSVQQLLEECTIEKDLCLRRLEVLSAAHECRITEMHCVIAELSKKIRNKQETTIVEEQEPEGSEISYQEGSVYNSELNLTNPDAECQTDPLDEAEYSHAEVDQNLCSEITDDIKICDVNYKAQVQALQEEILHLKAQIALLQSEVNANCTAIGVSSAVEEPTNIVADVGTQSLESPSLQLTHKDFEDDMLNDLNNTSTLTAEDTYVKSPHKSPAIPKMAERVRLKCASKTDVDNVTALDLRNVEIKNANIAEHLVSDLKQNNIDSFDASQLDNELQRLQRKIDHLKVQNTVLSLTLDESKEHCDHLYLLCGKYESNAVALQVALNCSDRAIEAYDVMLALLESKLGIMKEKSSAAEESRKAVESVARHLLDRLESEKNICENSLGPWQNSFSIPDKVPSKPWTQEDDNRLRYHVSKLKGRRATVQNTIVQLESPFSDAFEKSRLALESKKELSGHKEKSSALDLEMAVLMQELLNLREENIALKMKYEQAERDKQYANDRISVLNEALKQLQLQLQFNTESSELFNHVQHPNPTEQNRTSYSEAEHAALTEQQLVEALSRETELKGRIQCLINAMSDEKYDHLHNNVRELQKTNQSLTQIIEQNKRKYQTRIRRLEQKIMDITLEMGRQQNSMSKHHMTDDVTSLSFGPTKFKYRQNISPHNHNLNPPPSSSVHLRHSENVPETTL, encoded by the exons ATGATCTCAGAACAACTTTTGAGACGAAGTGTAAGTTGCATGTGTTGCTCGGAACAGCAGAGGCAGGAATCAATGTTTAAACGGCAGGAAATGCGTCGTAGTTGGGAATATACGTTAGTGGCACAACCTATGCCTTTAAAACCTATTAAT GTGGAGAATCTTTCCTTGCAGCagttagaaaataaagttcGTGATTTAACGCAAAAGCTTCAGCACACGGAAGAGCAACGGGTCTCAGTGCAGCAACTTTTGGAGGAATGCACCATTGAGAAAGATTTGTGTTTAAGACGTCTTGAAGTACTTAGTGCAGCTCACGAATGTCGCATCACGGAAATGCATTGTGTTATTGCAGAGCTAAGCAAGAAGATAAGGAACAAACAAGAAACCACAATAGTAGAAGAGCAAGAACCAGAAGGTAGTG AAATCAGTTACCAGGAAGGATCGGTGTATAACTCAGAGCTAAACCTAACTAATCCTGATGCGGAATGCCAGACAGATCCTCTGGATGAAGCTGAATATTCGCATGCAGAAGTTGACCAAAACCTATGTAGTGAAATCACGGACgacataaaaatttgtgatgttAACTACAAAGCCCAAGTTCAG GCCCTACAAGAAGAGATACTGCATTTGAAAGCACAAATAGCTTTGCTACAATCCGAAGTCAATGCCAATTGTACTGCTATTGGTGTTAGTTCGGCCGTTGAAGAGCCTACCAACATTGTTGCAGACGTAGGGACACAAAGCTTGGAATCACCCTCATTGCAATTAACACACAAAGACTTTGAAGATGACATGTTAAACGATCTTAATAATACATCAACACTGACAGCCGAAGACACATATGTTAAAAGCCCTCACAAATCCCCGGCCATTCCGAAAATGGCTGAAAGGGTACGTTTGAAGTGTGCCAGTAAAACAGACGTTGACAATGTTACCGCATTAGATTTGCGAAATGTGGAG ATTAAAAACGCCAACATTGCGGAGCATTTGGTTTCAGATTTGAAGCAAAACAATATCGATTCATTCGATGCTTCACAGTTGGATAACGAACTGCAAAGGCTGCAACGTAAAATTGACCATTTGAAAGTCCAAAATACTGTGCTGTCTCTAACATTAGATGAATCAAAGGAGCATTGTGATCACTTGTATTTATTATGCGGTAAATATGAATCAAACGCAGTAGCTCTACAGGTCGCACTGAACTGTAGTGACCGAGCAATAGAAGCATACGACGTTATGCTAGCCTTACTAGAGAGCAA ATTGGGAATTATGAAGGAAAAATCGTCAGCTGCCGAAGAAAGTCGAAAAGCTGTAGAATCTGTTGCCAGGCATTTGTTAGATCGTTTAGAAAGCgagaaaaatatttgtgaaaatagtTTGGGACCATGGCAGAACAG TTTTAGTATACCCGATAAGGTGCCGTCAAAGCCCTGGACCCAGGAAGACGACAACCGTCTACGTTATCATGTATCTAAATTGAAGGGTAGACGGGCCACGGTTCAAAATACTATTGTACAATTGGAATCTCCATTTAGTGACGCATTTGAGAAATCTCGACTTGCTCTTGAAAGCAAAAAAGAATTAAGTGGTCATAAAGAAAAATCATCAGCATTAGATTTGGAAATGGCAGTATTAATGCAGGAACTTTTGAATCTCCGGGAAGAGAATATTGCTTTGAAAATGAAATATGAACAAGCAGAAAGGGACAAACAATATGCTAATGATCGCATAAGTGTTTTGAACGAAGCCCTAAAGCAACTACAGCTTCAGTTGCAATTTAATACAGAATCATCGGAGCTATTTAATCACGTCCAACATCCAAATCCTACAGAACAAAATCGAACGTCTTATTCCGAAGCTGAACATGCGGCGTTAACAGAACAACAATTGGTTGAGGCTCTATCTCGAGAAACTGAATTAAAAGGACGAATACAATGTTTGATAAATGCAATGTCCGACGAGAAATATGATCATCTACACAATAATGTTAGGGAATTACAAAAAACTAATCA GAGCCTTACGCAAATTATTGAACAAAATAAACGGAAATACCAGACTCGAATACGGAGGCTAGAGCAAAAAATTATGGACATTACTCTTGAAATGGGTCGCCAGCAAAATTCCATGTCAAAACACCATATGACAGACGATGTGACTTCTTTGTCCTTTGGTCCAACCAAATTCAAATACAGACAAAATATATCACCGCATAATCATAATTTAAATCCACCACCATCATCGTCAGTCCATCTGAGACATTCGGAAAACGTTCCCGAAACTACATTGTAG